In a genomic window of Xylophilus rhododendri:
- a CDS encoding FeoA family protein: MSAVTLPTAPSSPVLPASGQTLSLARLARHTPAVVVELRSLGQVDDAERMLRLSEIGFVPGEPVRVIAYGFPGREPIAVRIGRSTFALRAHEAALVQVVLA, from the coding sequence GTGTCCGCTGTAACGCTTCCGACCGCACCGTCCAGTCCCGTCCTGCCTGCTTCCGGGCAGACACTCTCCCTCGCCCGGCTCGCGCGCCACACCCCCGCCGTGGTGGTGGAGCTGCGCAGCCTGGGCCAGGTCGACGATGCCGAGCGCATGCTGCGGCTGAGCGAGATCGGCTTCGTGCCCGGGGAGCCGGTCCGGGTGATCGCCTACGGTTTCCCCGGCCGCGAGCCGATCGCCGTGCGCATCGGCCGCAGCACCTTCGCGCTGCGGGCGCACGAGGCGGCGCTGGTGCAGGTGGTGCTGGCATGA
- a CDS encoding aconitate hydratase codes for MAAPAPHDFSSTVKSFQTASGTEGRFFSLPELSRQFPNIARLPVSIRIVLESVLRNCDGRKITAEHVAQLAGWQPQANRTEEIPFVVSRVVLQDFTGVPLLADLAAMRSTAARLGKDPQRIEPLVPVDLVVDHSVMVDYYGTPSALDLNMKLEFQRNRERYEFMKWGMQAFETFGVVPPGFGIVHQVNLEYLARGVHASTDGIYYFDSLVGTDSHTTMVNGIGVVAWGVGGIEAEAAMLGQPVYFLTPDVVGFELTGRLREGVTATDLVLTVTEILRKQKVVGKFVEFFGEGTSTLPVPDRATIGNMAPEYGATMGFFPVDEKTVEYFRGTGRTDAEVEAFEAYFRAQGLFGVPQAGSIGYSQVVKLDLGDVTPSLAGPKRPQDRIELGHVASQFRSLFSKPIGENGFNRPSELLLTRQLVHHAGEEPTDKVPSNPPTEPGAALPVVEMEGNKPTLAAAQSEVTPDDGHDATGITLGNGDVLIAAITSCTNTSNPSVMLAAGLLAKKAVEAGLTVQPHIKTSLAPGSRMVTEYLVKTGLLPYLEKLGFALAGYGCTTCIGNAGDLAPELNEAITKSDLVCAAVLSGNRNFEARIHPNLKANFLASPPLVVAYAIAGSMLRDLTTEPVGKGTGGREVHLKDIWPSSEEIHGLLKFAMDGEAFRASYGRVKSDPGELWGKIHGVSGDTYTWPESTYIAQPPFFDGFELDPARQQDAPSSKVEGARVMALFGDSITTDHISPAGNIKASSPAGTWLQENGVAKLDFNSYGARRGNHDVMVRGTFANVRIKNLMIPAQEDGSREEGGVTLYQGEGESKGQKISIFDAATRYMAAGQPTVVFAGEEYGTGSSRDWAAKGTQLLGIKAVVARSFERIHRSNLVGMGVLPLQFAAGESWQELGLKGDETIDIVADPDLKPQSKATLVVTRPDGHRTETKVILRIDTPVEVDYYRAGGILPYVLRQLLQAA; via the coding sequence TCGTGGTGTCGCGTGTGGTTTTGCAGGATTTCACCGGTGTTCCCCTGCTGGCCGATCTCGCGGCAATGCGCAGTACCGCCGCCCGGCTGGGAAAAGATCCGCAGCGCATCGAACCGCTGGTTCCCGTGGATCTGGTGGTCGACCATTCGGTCATGGTGGATTACTACGGAACACCCTCGGCGCTTGACTTGAACATGAAGCTCGAATTTCAGCGCAACCGCGAGCGATATGAGTTCATGAAGTGGGGCATGCAGGCTTTCGAAACCTTTGGCGTGGTGCCGCCGGGCTTCGGCATCGTCCATCAGGTCAATCTGGAATATCTGGCGCGCGGTGTGCACGCGTCCACGGACGGTATTTATTATTTCGATAGCCTTGTCGGTACCGATAGCCATACCACCATGGTCAACGGTATTGGTGTGGTCGCCTGGGGCGTGGGCGGAATCGAGGCCGAGGCGGCCATGCTGGGCCAGCCGGTTTATTTCCTGACGCCCGACGTGGTGGGTTTCGAATTGACCGGCCGCCTGCGCGAAGGCGTGACCGCCACCGACCTGGTGCTGACCGTCACCGAAATCCTGCGCAAGCAGAAAGTGGTGGGCAAGTTCGTCGAATTCTTCGGCGAAGGCACCAGCACCCTGCCGGTGCCGGACCGGGCCACCATCGGCAACATGGCGCCGGAATACGGCGCGACCATGGGCTTCTTCCCGGTCGATGAGAAGACGGTCGAATACTTCCGCGGCACCGGCCGCACCGATGCCGAGGTGGAGGCCTTCGAGGCCTACTTCCGCGCCCAGGGCCTGTTCGGCGTGCCGCAGGCCGGCAGCATCGGTTATTCGCAGGTGGTCAAGCTCGACCTGGGCGACGTCACGCCCAGCCTCGCCGGCCCCAAGCGGCCGCAGGACCGCATCGAACTCGGCCATGTGGCCAGCCAGTTCCGCTCGCTGTTCAGCAAGCCGATCGGCGAGAACGGTTTCAACCGGCCGTCCGAACTGCTGCTGACCCGCCAGCTGGTGCACCATGCCGGCGAGGAGCCCACCGACAAGGTGCCGAGCAATCCACCCACCGAGCCCGGCGCCGCGCTTCCGGTGGTGGAGATGGAAGGCAACAAGCCGACCCTGGCCGCCGCGCAGTCCGAAGTCACGCCCGACGACGGCCATGACGCCACCGGCATCACGCTGGGCAACGGCGACGTGCTGATCGCCGCCATCACCAGCTGCACCAACACATCCAACCCCAGCGTGATGCTGGCCGCCGGCCTGCTCGCGAAGAAGGCGGTGGAAGCCGGGCTGACGGTGCAGCCGCACATCAAGACCTCGCTGGCGCCCGGCTCGCGCATGGTGACCGAATACCTAGTCAAGACTGGCCTGCTGCCTTATCTGGAAAAGCTGGGCTTCGCCCTGGCCGGCTACGGCTGCACCACCTGCATCGGCAACGCGGGCGACCTGGCGCCGGAACTCAACGAAGCCATCACCAAGAGCGATCTGGTGTGCGCAGCGGTGCTCTCGGGCAACCGCAATTTCGAGGCACGCATCCATCCCAACCTCAAGGCCAACTTCCTGGCCAGCCCGCCGCTGGTGGTGGCCTATGCGATCGCCGGCTCCATGCTGCGCGACCTGACCACCGAACCGGTGGGCAAGGGCACGGGCGGCCGCGAGGTGCATCTGAAGGACATCTGGCCGAGCAGCGAGGAAATTCACGGCCTGCTGAAGTTCGCCATGGACGGCGAAGCCTTCCGCGCCAGCTACGGCCGGGTGAAGTCCGATCCGGGCGAGTTGTGGGGCAAGATCCATGGCGTCTCCGGCGACACCTACACCTGGCCCGAGAGCACCTACATCGCCCAGCCGCCGTTCTTCGACGGCTTCGAACTCGATCCGGCCAGGCAGCAGGACGCGCCCAGCTCCAAGGTCGAAGGCGCACGGGTGATGGCGCTGTTCGGCGACTCGATCACCACCGACCACATCTCGCCGGCCGGCAACATCAAGGCCAGCTCGCCCGCCGGCACCTGGCTGCAGGAGAACGGCGTCGCCAAGCTCGACTTCAACAGCTACGGCGCGCGCCGCGGCAACCATGACGTGATGGTGCGCGGCACCTTCGCCAATGTGCGCATCAAGAACCTGATGATCCCGGCGCAGGAAGACGGCTCGCGCGAGGAGGGCGGCGTGACGCTCTACCAGGGCGAGGGCGAGTCCAAGGGCCAGAAGATCTCGATCTTCGACGCCGCCACCCGCTACATGGCCGCCGGCCAGCCGACGGTGGTGTTCGCGGGCGAGGAATACGGCACCGGCTCCTCGCGCGACTGGGCGGCCAAGGGCACGCAGCTGCTCGGCATCAAGGCGGTGGTGGCGCGCAGCTTCGAGCGCATCCACCGCTCCAACCTGGTCGGCATGGGTGTGCTGCCGCTGCAGTTCGCGGCCGGCGAATCCTGGCAGGAGTTGGGCCTGAAGGGCGACGAGACCATCGACATCGTGGCCGACCCGGACTTGAAGCCCCAGAGCAAGGCCACGCTGGTCGTCACCCGTCCGGACGGCCACCGCACCGAAACCAAGGTCATCCTGCGCATCGACACCCCGGTCGAGGTGGATTACTACCGCGCCGGCGGCATCCTGCCCTACGTGCTGCGCCAGCTGCTGCAAGCCGCCTGA
- a CDS encoding FAD-dependent monooxygenase → MLIAGGGIGGLAAALACNRAGWRARVFERAEAFGEVGAGLQLGPNATRVLQDWGLSDALQAVAFFPDSITVRSATGRRVLGRMPLGREVAARYGAPYAALHRADLHGLLLAAVEASGESVLHLGTEALDAAPSGATPESLALACRRASSDAGRSEGEALIVADGVWSRLRRQVTGAGDGEPLPTGQFAWRTLIPRDALPAPLRCEYAGVNVWLGARLHVVAYPVRRGELLNLVVLAEGLPASARGTAPQDWNAQAAPAEVAQLLAHAGTGLRDLAGAAPHWRRWMLHDRDPVAGPQALARERIALLGDAAHPMLPYLAQGAAMALEDAAELQRVLAMDIDDVRLCLARYALHRWQRVGQVQARARRQSRIFHATGPLAWGRDAALMLLGRRLLDQGWLWRT, encoded by the coding sequence ATGTTGATCGCCGGCGGCGGTATCGGTGGGCTGGCGGCGGCGCTGGCCTGCAACCGCGCCGGCTGGCGCGCGCGGGTGTTCGAACGGGCCGAGGCATTCGGCGAAGTCGGTGCGGGGTTGCAGCTGGGCCCCAACGCCACCCGCGTGCTGCAGGACTGGGGCCTGTCGGATGCGCTGCAGGCGGTGGCCTTCTTTCCCGACTCGATCACGGTGCGCAGCGCGACGGGCCGCCGGGTGCTGGGCCGCATGCCGCTGGGCCGCGAGGTGGCGGCGCGCTACGGGGCGCCCTATGCGGCGCTGCACCGGGCCGATCTGCACGGCCTGCTGCTGGCCGCGGTGGAAGCGAGCGGCGAGTCGGTGCTGCACCTGGGCACCGAGGCCCTGGATGCCGCGCCGTCCGGCGCGACGCCGGAAAGCCTGGCCCTGGCCTGTCGGCGCGCGTCGAGCGATGCCGGCCGGTCCGAGGGCGAGGCCCTGATCGTCGCCGACGGCGTCTGGAGCCGCCTGCGCCGGCAGGTGACCGGCGCGGGCGACGGCGAGCCCCTTCCCACCGGCCAGTTCGCCTGGCGCACGCTGATCCCGCGCGATGCCCTGCCGGCCCCGCTGCGCTGCGAATACGCGGGCGTGAATGTCTGGCTGGGTGCGCGCCTGCATGTGGTGGCCTATCCGGTGCGCCGCGGCGAACTGCTCAATCTGGTGGTGCTGGCCGAAGGCCTGCCCGCATCGGCCCGCGGCACCGCGCCGCAGGACTGGAACGCCCAAGCCGCCCCGGCGGAAGTGGCGCAGCTGCTGGCGCATGCCGGCACCGGTCTGCGCGACCTGGCCGGGGCCGCGCCGCACTGGCGCCGCTGGATGCTGCACGACCGCGATCCGGTCGCCGGCCCGCAGGCCCTGGCCAGGGAGCGCATCGCCCTGCTGGGCGACGCCGCCCATCCCATGCTGCCCTACCTGGCCCAGGGCGCGGCCATGGCGCTGGAAGACGCCGCCGAGCTGCAGCGGGTGCTGGCCATGGACATCGACGATGTGCGCCTCTGCCTGGCCCGCTACGCCCTGCACCGCTGGCAGCGGGTGGGGCAGGTGCAGGCGCGGGCGCGGCGCCAGTCGCGCATCTTCCACGCCACCGGCCCGCTGGCCTGGGGCCGCGATGCGGCGCTGATGTTGCTCGGGCGGCGGCTGCTCGATCAAGGCTGGCTCTGGAGAACCTGA
- a CDS encoding putative bifunctional diguanylate cyclase/phosphodiesterase — protein sequence MKQAPASGKDRGTPEASPPSTAHWLGQGLPGAVLFRWQAGGGPAGRFLSLGDGLAQTCGVTVPELMAEARRGWRLLPHSERATLIKALRAAQARQEGVALALRLRRADGTLRRMRLHAVPLPGSDSTQWDGVLLDLGPDETDPRLGEDAVWLDALNRLPFCVSLFDTSLRLHFVNDAHARWYGRPAAEMVGRKLDEFIGPTRYAALEPRLQAALRGQPSVFENQLQRDGVTHWRYNSMVPERAADGSVRGVMSIAIDDSVRRRAEIALAEKQAELRGLFEAVPDMVFYRDAEGIYRACNRAFEAFYGLRQGELVGRSYGDLYDPDTAERSRNEDLAAMRTGQAYRGEETLRGVHRSGVFDIIKTPVLDARGKVSGLIGIARDVTDRKRAEHEVERLAFYDALTGLPNRRLLLSRLQAALDEAAQLGHHGAVLFLDIDHFKDLNDILGHAAGDQLLQQIAGRLVERAAPGRSAARFGGDEFVLICENLGSDIEPALAEARRIAAELLAQLHGPFSIGERQHHASGSIGVALFGGGTALPADELLKRADLAVHQAKAAGRNTVRFFDPEMQARLRERSVLEADLRLGLGRDELRLHYQPVVDAGGRILGAEALVRWMHPTRGLVPPLAFIPLAEESGLILPLGQWVLRQACQQLVLWDRRAATRHLNIAINVSARQFRHPDFIDQVEEVLGTTGANARRLKFELTESLLFHDVEDILGKMGRLRARGVGFSLDDFGTGYSSLSYLKRLPLDQLKIDQSFVRDLLTDPNDAAIVRTTLGLALSLGLEVVAEGVETEGQFDFLRRHGCRSFQGYLFGRPLPIGEMEQQQGLLD from the coding sequence ATGAAGCAAGCCCCCGCCAGCGGTAAGGACCGCGGCACACCAGAAGCGTCGCCTCCATCGACGGCGCATTGGCTTGGCCAGGGCCTGCCGGGTGCGGTGCTGTTCCGCTGGCAGGCGGGCGGCGGCCCCGCCGGCCGCTTCCTCAGCCTGGGCGATGGCCTGGCGCAGACCTGCGGCGTGACGGTCCCGGAGCTGATGGCCGAGGCCCGGCGCGGCTGGCGCCTGCTGCCACACTCCGAACGTGCCACCCTGATCAAGGCCCTGCGTGCGGCCCAGGCCCGCCAGGAGGGTGTGGCGCTGGCCCTGCGCCTGCGCCGCGCCGATGGCACGCTGCGCAGGATGCGCCTGCATGCCGTACCGCTGCCCGGCTCCGACTCCACCCAATGGGACGGCGTGCTGCTCGACCTCGGCCCGGACGAGACCGATCCCCGGCTGGGCGAGGACGCCGTCTGGCTCGACGCGCTCAACCGCCTGCCCTTTTGCGTCAGCCTCTTCGACACCTCGCTGCGGCTGCATTTCGTCAACGATGCCCATGCGCGCTGGTACGGCCGGCCGGCCGCCGAGATGGTGGGGCGCAAGCTCGACGAGTTCATCGGGCCGACCCGTTACGCCGCCCTGGAGCCGCGCCTGCAGGCGGCGCTTCGGGGCCAGCCCAGCGTCTTCGAGAACCAGCTGCAGCGCGACGGCGTCACGCACTGGCGCTACAACTCCATGGTGCCGGAGCGGGCGGCCGACGGCAGCGTGCGCGGCGTCATGTCCATCGCCATCGACGACAGCGTGCGCCGCCGCGCCGAGATCGCCCTGGCCGAGAAGCAGGCCGAGCTGCGCGGCCTGTTCGAAGCCGTCCCCGACATGGTCTTCTACCGCGATGCCGAAGGCATCTACCGGGCCTGCAACCGCGCCTTCGAGGCTTTCTACGGACTGCGCCAGGGCGAGCTCGTCGGCCGCAGCTACGGCGATCTCTACGACCCGGACACCGCCGAGCGCTCGCGCAACGAGGACCTCGCCGCCATGCGCACCGGCCAGGCCTACCGCGGCGAGGAAACGCTGCGCGGCGTTCACCGCAGCGGCGTGTTCGACATCATCAAGACGCCGGTGCTGGATGCGCGCGGCAAGGTCTCCGGCCTGATCGGCATCGCCCGCGACGTCACCGACCGCAAGCGTGCCGAGCACGAGGTCGAACGCCTGGCCTTCTACGACGCCCTGACCGGCCTGCCCAACCGGCGCCTGCTGCTGAGCCGGCTGCAGGCCGCGCTCGACGAGGCCGCCCAACTGGGCCACCACGGCGCGGTGCTGTTCCTGGACATCGACCATTTCAAGGACCTCAACGACATCCTGGGCCATGCCGCGGGCGACCAGCTGCTGCAGCAGATCGCCGGCCGCCTGGTGGAGCGCGCCGCGCCGGGCCGCAGCGCGGCGCGCTTCGGCGGCGACGAGTTCGTGCTGATCTGCGAGAACCTCGGCAGCGACATCGAGCCGGCCCTGGCCGAGGCCCGGCGCATCGCCGCCGAACTGCTGGCGCAGCTGCACGGCCCGTTTTCCATCGGCGAGCGCCAGCACCATGCCAGCGGCAGCATCGGCGTGGCCCTGTTCGGCGGCGGCACGGCGCTGCCGGCCGACGAGTTGCTCAAACGCGCCGACCTGGCGGTGCACCAGGCCAAGGCCGCCGGCCGCAACACCGTGCGTTTCTTCGACCCGGAGATGCAGGCGCGGCTGCGCGAGCGCTCGGTGCTGGAGGCCGACCTGCGGCTGGGCCTGGGCCGGGACGAGCTGCGGCTGCACTACCAGCCGGTGGTCGATGCCGGCGGCCGCATCCTGGGCGCGGAAGCCCTGGTACGCTGGATGCATCCCACCCGCGGCCTGGTGCCGCCGCTGGCCTTCATCCCGCTGGCCGAGGAGAGCGGGCTGATCCTGCCGCTGGGCCAATGGGTGCTGCGCCAGGCCTGCCAGCAGCTGGTGCTGTGGGACCGGCGCGCGGCCACGCGGCACCTCAACATCGCGATCAACGTGAGTGCCCGGCAGTTCCGGCATCCGGACTTCATCGACCAGGTCGAGGAAGTGCTCGGCACCACAGGCGCCAATGCGCGCAGGCTGAAGTTCGAACTCACCGAAAGCCTGCTGTTCCACGACGTCGAGGACATCCTCGGCAAGATGGGCCGGCTGCGGGCGCGCGGCGTGGGTTTCTCGCTGGACGATTTTGGCACCGGCTATTCATCGCTCAGCTACCTGAAACGCCTGCCGCTGGACCAGCTGAAGATCGACCAGTCCTTCGTGCGCGACCTGCTCACCGATCCCAACGACGCCGCCATCGTGCGCACCACGCTCGGCCTGGCGCTGAGCCTGGGGCTGGAGGTGGTGGCCGAGGGCGTGGAGACCGAAGGGCAGTTCGACTTCCTGCGGCGCCACGGCTGCCGCTCCTTCCAGGGCTATCTCTTCGGTCGGCCGCTGCCGATCGGCGAGATGGAGCAGCAGCAGGGCCTGCTCGACTGA
- a CDS encoding DUF6587 family protein, with protein sequence MLQEAIVTLIVLLAFGWAAWYWMPAPWRRKLAAALGRGGMRVGLGESGADRIARAVADAPGCSSCDSCGSCATPGKPGSGGTQAGERKTVRIFPSH encoded by the coding sequence ATGCTTCAAGAGGCCATCGTCACCCTGATCGTTCTGCTTGCCTTCGGCTGGGCTGCCTGGTACTGGATGCCGGCGCCCTGGCGGCGCAAGCTGGCGGCCGCGCTGGGCCGTGGCGGCATGCGAGTGGGCCTGGGCGAAAGCGGTGCGGACCGCATCGCGCGGGCGGTGGCCGATGCACCCGGATGCAGCTCCTGCGACAGCTGCGGCAGCTGCGCCACGCCCGGCAAACCGGGCTCCGGCGGCACCCAGGCCGGCGAGCGCAAGACGGTGCGGATCTTTCCGTCGCACTGA
- the feoB gene encoding ferrous iron transporter B — MNAVASSLRVALLGNPNCGKTALFNLLTGSRQKVANYAGVTVERKVGLLRTPAGRRIEVLDLPGAYSLNALSADEAVTRDIVTGRRPGEPLPDLLVCVTDATNLRLNLRLVLEARRLGLPMVMALNMTDMAREQGVLVDIPALSRELGMPVIETVGVRGDGAANLVALLSDYLPQPDTEAGRPGDWTAPGIAEVLDTQQEVRRILAAAVVEPVSRLARDDRIDRLVLHPVWGMAILTVLLFLMFQAVFSWAEVPMDMIESATGKLGALVQAHLPDGILRSLVVDGIIAGVGGVLVFLPQILILFFFILALEDSGYLPRAAFLLDRLMGTVGLSGRSFIPLLSSFACAIPGVMAARTITNWRDRLVTIMIAPLMTCSARLPVYALLIAAFIPARQVGGIFNLQGLVLFALYLGGIVSAMGVAWVFKLMRGTHAQSPLMMELPSYRWPNPRQLAIGLWERARIFLKRVGTMILSLTVLLWFFSTFPGPPEGATGPAIQYSLAGMIGRALEVIFAPIGFNWQISIALVPGLAAREVAVGALGTVYAMSATGDDAAAQLEPVIAASWSMATAISLLVWYVFAPMCLSTLATVKRETNSWRYALIMAGYLFALAYGASFIAYRVTLALGGG; from the coding sequence ATGAACGCTGTTGCCTCCTCCCTGCGGGTGGCCCTGCTGGGCAATCCCAACTGCGGCAAGACCGCGCTGTTCAACCTGCTGACCGGCAGCCGGCAAAAGGTCGCCAACTATGCGGGTGTGACGGTCGAACGCAAGGTCGGCCTGCTGCGCACGCCTGCGGGCCGGCGCATCGAGGTGCTCGACCTGCCCGGCGCCTACAGCCTCAACGCGCTGTCGGCCGACGAGGCGGTGACCCGCGACATCGTCACCGGCCGGCGCCCGGGCGAGCCGCTGCCCGATCTGCTGGTCTGTGTCACCGACGCCACCAACCTGCGCCTGAACCTGCGCCTGGTGCTGGAAGCCCGGCGCCTGGGCCTGCCGATGGTGATGGCGCTGAACATGACCGACATGGCGCGCGAGCAGGGCGTGCTGGTGGACATCCCCGCGCTGTCGCGCGAACTCGGCATGCCGGTGATCGAGACGGTGGGCGTGCGCGGCGATGGCGCCGCCAACCTGGTGGCGCTGCTGAGCGACTACCTGCCCCAGCCCGACACCGAGGCCGGCCGCCCCGGCGACTGGACCGCGCCTGGCATCGCCGAGGTGCTAGATACCCAGCAGGAGGTGCGCCGCATCCTCGCCGCCGCGGTGGTGGAGCCGGTCTCGCGCCTGGCGCGGGACGACCGCATCGACCGCCTGGTGCTGCATCCGGTCTGGGGTATGGCCATCCTGACGGTGCTGCTCTTTTTGATGTTCCAGGCGGTGTTCAGCTGGGCCGAGGTGCCGATGGACATGATCGAGTCGGCCACCGGCAAGCTCGGCGCGCTGGTGCAGGCGCACCTGCCCGACGGCATCCTGCGCAGCCTGGTGGTGGACGGCATCATCGCGGGCGTCGGCGGCGTGCTGGTCTTCCTGCCGCAGATCCTGATCCTGTTCTTCTTCATCCTGGCGCTGGAGGACTCCGGCTACCTGCCGCGCGCGGCCTTCCTGCTCGACCGGCTGATGGGCACGGTGGGCCTGTCGGGCCGCTCCTTCATCCCGCTGCTGTCGAGCTTCGCCTGCGCGATTCCCGGCGTGATGGCGGCCCGCACCATCACCAACTGGCGCGACCGGCTGGTCACCATCATGATCGCGCCGCTGATGACCTGCTCGGCCCGCCTGCCGGTGTATGCGCTGCTGATCGCCGCCTTCATCCCCGCGCGCCAGGTCGGCGGCATCTTCAATCTGCAGGGGCTGGTGCTGTTCGCGCTCTATCTGGGCGGCATCGTGTCGGCCATGGGCGTGGCCTGGGTCTTCAAGCTGATGCGCGGCACCCATGCGCAGTCGCCGCTGATGATGGAGCTGCCCTCCTACCGCTGGCCCAATCCGCGCCAGCTGGCCATCGGCCTGTGGGAGCGGGCGCGCATCTTCCTGAAGCGCGTGGGCACCATGATCCTGTCGCTGACGGTGCTGCTGTGGTTCTTCTCCACCTTCCCCGGCCCGCCCGAGGGCGCCACCGGCCCGGCCATCCAGTACAGCCTGGCGGGCATGATCGGCCGGGCGCTGGAAGTGATCTTCGCGCCCATCGGCTTCAACTGGCAGATCTCGATCGCGCTGGTGCCGGGCCTGGCCGCGCGCGAGGTGGCGGTGGGTGCGCTGGGCACGGTCTACGCCATGTCGGCCACCGGCGACGACGCTGCGGCGCAGCTGGAGCCGGTGATCGCCGCCAGTTGGTCGATGGCCACCGCGATCTCGCTGCTGGTCTGGTATGTGTTCGCGCCGATGTGCCTGTCGACCCTGGCCACGGTGAAGCGGGAAACCAATTCCTGGCGCTACGCTCTGATCATGGCGGGCTATCTGTTCGCCCTGGCCTACGGCGCCAGTTTCATCGCCTACCGGGTCACGCTGGCACTCGGCGGCGGCTAG